The Campylobacter sp. CN_NE2 genome contains a region encoding:
- a CDS encoding molybdenum-dependent transcriptional regulator, translating into MIKSRLWIEKDGKNFLGHGKVELLEKIRECGSINAAAKAMKMSYKAAWDAVDSLNNLAKSPVVVKIGNGSKLSDEGERLISKFRELEAKENEFLSQFDDNLEHNSLAISNLSAKNQFAAIVRGIRGDTVSVELELYINKNTTIFSNITKDSFERLKISVETAVIAVIKANSVRISATKPKLPNALKCEISKIKIGEKLTQISLNLADLTLTSTVKNKEFGEFKVGDKVYACFMPDSVIIGK; encoded by the coding sequence GTGATAAAATCAAGACTTTGGATAGAAAAAGACGGAAAAAATTTTCTAGGACACGGAAAAGTTGAGCTACTTGAAAAAATAAGAGAGTGCGGCTCGATAAACGCTGCTGCCAAAGCGATGAAAATGAGCTATAAAGCCGCTTGGGACGCCGTAGATAGCCTAAACAATTTAGCCAAATCTCCCGTAGTCGTAAAAATCGGAAACGGAAGCAAACTAAGCGATGAAGGCGAAAGGCTAATCTCCAAATTTAGGGAACTCGAAGCCAAAGAAAATGAATTTTTATCGCAATTTGATGATAATTTAGAACATAATAGCTTGGCTATTTCAAATTTAAGTGCAAAAAACCAATTTGCCGCAATTGTGCGTGGTATCAGAGGAGATACCGTTAGTGTAGAACTAGAACTTTATATAAATAAAAATACAACAATTTTCTCAAATATCACAAAAGATAGTTTTGAACGCCTTAAAATCAGTGTTGAAACTGCTGTTATAGCTGTTATAAAGGCAAATTCGGTTAGAATTTCAGCAACAAAGCCAAAATTACCAAATGCCTTAAAATGTGAAATCTCAAAAATCAAAATAGGTGAAAAATTAACACAAATTTCGCTAAATTTGGCTGATTTAACACTAACTTCAACCGTAAAAAACAAAGAATTTGGCGAATTTAAAGTGGGCGATAAAGTTTATGCTTGTTTTATGCCGGACAGCGTAATAATCGGAAAATAA